AAAGAGGGCACAAGCCGCAGTTGGCCACGACGGATCAAGCGGTCTGACCTCCAGATTCTATTTTGAAGAACGAGCCAAGCAAAGAATTTGCATCTCGGGGGAGCCCAGACCCTCAGTAGAATACATGTGCTCGCCGCTGCCGCTGTTCCTATTGGTCACGGTGTGTCGCAGTCGTCCGCTCATAGTAGAATACCTGCGCTGGCCGTCGGCCGCCGGCATTGGAGTTCATGGAGTTCCCGCCGTTCCCCAAACCAAGCGAGAAATAAGACGAACCAAGCGCACCCCAGAGCCCAGACCCCACTTGTATATCAGGTTGTATTCCGAAAGTTCCTGTGTGCTCTTTATCTGTGCCGCCAGTTTGTCTCGTGATGCACACTGCAGGAAGTATAGGTCCATGTATAATTTACGTGGTTGATATTTTATCCTAGCCTATGGCCCATGCCTGACACACAACCTTTGTTACCCCGTCAGTCACGCACAGCGCGGCTCGGATGGAAATAGGCCGAGATTTCTAAACTAACGTCGGGACCCAGCAGATTTACCCTGTCAGTTGATTCTCTAAAAAAGAATTACCCCATCAGTCACCGATGGCAAGCTACCTTCCCCGACACGGCTGGTGTTCTTCATACCCTTTCTAAATCCAATCGAACTCTGCCCAGCGCAGGTTCCTGGAGTTGTTCATCCTCCTTTGCATAGTTGGCTATGCAGTGACCAGCGTTAGGGTTGTATTAGTCGTACCCATCTTCAGCCTTCAGGCAGTGCCACGCCGGCAGTTGCCCGCCTCTCTCTACCATTACTGCATGTTCGCATTCCTGAACCGCAACGAGTTTACAGATGCTCACACCGACAGAGAAGAAACTCCCCAAGATGAACTCCCCTTGATTCACCGATGCCTCCGAGGCTCCACCATCCTGCCATGTGTAACCATGAGAAAATTAAGAACACCACAGAGTGGTAGAAGCTGAGAAGACCAAATCCAAAGTACATTTACCGAGAGCACACCACCTCCCGAGCAATCTTCAGATCGGGTGACTGCAGATCCCGTGTTTGAGAATTCAGAACGGGCCATATCATCTCCCTTGTTAAGTGCGTGGCTACAGGTACACGAACCAATGTCATATCCTACCGCGCATCTGTATTGAGCTATCACTGCTCTCCCGCCAATGTGGTTGAAATTTTGAACGCAAGGCCAAACCTGTCTGCTCATATACAGAAGGATGGATACACATGTCTGAACGCTGGCCGTTTGATGATAGATGCATTAACTTGTTAGCGCATTCAGCAAGCAAATATATTCAGGCCCGTCTCTGAATCCCCGATCAGGCACCACATGTAAGCATCTGTTTATATTAGGCAAAAAGCAATTCAATCAGAATCATGCCCTAACAATTATCATCAGCACGGGGCCACATGCACATGTTCAAAGAAAGCTCAACCATTTTCAGTGCCAGAGTGTGCTCACGAGCAAATGAAGAAACAAATTATTTTGTCCAGTTGGTTTACAAACAAGTTCTTATTATTCAGATACAACATAACTTAAACTGGGCAGAAACGTAGTACGCTGAAACTAACTAAAGAATCCCATCAATTATTCAGTCCGAGTTCGGCTGCTTTATGGCAGTTGTTCCGACGGTGGCCTTCATATTCTTGGACTCATTAGCTGCATTGTTATCATCGTTGCCCATAACACTATGCACTTTGTCTCCCATAACCACCATAGCACCTTGTGGCTGAATCTGGTTCACACCATCTCCATTCTCAGCCAACCTGTGTTGTAATCCGAGGCAGTGCCTTATTTCTGCAACTTCATTTCTGTACACATCGATATGTTTGTGTGACTGCTTGTGTATTTATTGTCTGCCCATAGGTGGGAGATAACAAATGGTTGTGCTCCTCAGGGTGCTCGGCTATGTACCAACTATTGTCTTTGAAACGCAGCAGTCTTATGTGAGCAAGGCAGTCACAGTGGCAAGAGTGTGTGTTCTCCACTATCGGCTTCCACTGGCCAACATACAAACCATCCAAATTCAGTTAACCAAAACATGAATTCAGTGAGCTAGTAGTATATTATGGAATTATGTAAATAAGTGTACATACCACACatctgcagactattttttgcaTGCATTTCGTCCTATTCACGTTTAGTCTCCTCTTTCCTGTTTCCGTACCTAATTCCCATCCTTCCTTCCACGAATACAGATTGTAAAAATCATAGGCTTCGCCCAATGTTTGGAAGTTGGTTCCTAATTTCGCCAAAATGACATTGTCTCCAGTGTTTTCAGCAAAACTCCGTATTGATTTCTCCATTGCTGAAAttctattagagcatctccaacagccgcgctaaacacgcgccgcgccgcaaatttgccctttttagcgcgcgcgcaatcgGTTGAGGGGCTCCAGCAGGGGCGCAATAACCGCGCGCGCGACATATAGAGTTGGGCGCGTGGTCCGAATCGCCATCACGCGCTGTGTATTTGCGGCGCCCGCTTCTGCGCGCGGCACACacgagcgctcgcgccgcactctctccacATCGCCATCTTCGCCCCGCACGCGCCGGCACCCCCCTCATCCCTTTCTATAGCCGCGAcccctccatcgccgccgccgcaaaccctagcgcggggagcgttggtctcgcctccgccggagctcctccgagcatcggccttgcgcgcggcctcttcatgccgccgcggatgacctcggcggcgggtggcgtcgTGCCGGCGCCCGCCGTGAAGCCACGTGCCCCCCCTCGAAGCTCCCAAATGCGGCACGGCCGAAGAAGGTCAAGACATtcgcgaagaagaacaaggcggcagacggctccggcacctcgaaggcatcgaggaagaagcttgcagggcgtgtgacgggcgcggcggctaccgaagcgccggcgagctcacttgtTGAGCCGGCGGCCGACGTGCACAATGTGTTCGAGGAAATGCCCCAAAGGTAGAAAAATTCCCCAACTTATTTTTGTTGTtattttttgaatgaatacatatagatagcttatttgcattgttctatatactttgtagtctcaacgatgatgcatacatgtcaactatgggtgttggctccaatatttcgcattggtctcaaacgaATGACATGCATTTCGAtgaccatgagttcgaggtggacgaggatggtgagggcattgtcgacgcaccGAAAGGAAGAGCAGGCAATTACACCAACGTTGAAgacatcttactatgcaatacttggttgcaagtgtcgagggatccatccgttggaggtgatcaaagtagagatgcttattggctTCGGATGAAGGAACACTTTGATGTTCGCAACgcgagtggaattgaccgctccaaTCGATCTCTTCACTCTCGGTGGTCGACAATCAACAAGAATTGTCAAAAGTGGGTGGCCGCACGAAAGgtggttgataagttgaacccaagTCGCACTAATGAGGACGATAGAGTAAGTGCCATTTCATCCATTTTAATCATGCTTGTTATTGGTGTTTgagtgctaacttgttttgttttcatgtagtacaatattgcacaaaacttgttcaaaggagaggagaagaggaccaagaaggggaagatcaagaaaggaagtcCATTTACCTTGCCTCGTTGCTATGAcgtgttgaaggatgatgagaaatggcaGAAGCGTGATGATATAGATGGTTTGGatttgagcaacaaacgcaagcgaacaatcgagttggatgatgatgatgaggaggatgcatcaagtgatgatggcaaaagaagccccacacccaactcggtttcatactcaaAGCCAAAACGGCCGGATGGAACCAAGAAAgacgcaaaagaaaagaagaagatgatgagctcaaaaatgctatggaatctattgtgaaggcaagaaaagaagccaacgaggtgaggaaaatggcaaggaaccaagatgccgcggccgaggagaggaggttagcggccgaggagaggagggtggcggcccaggagaggaaggtggctttggaggagaggaaggtgagaATGGAGGAGCGATCTAGATTGTTGGattgggagaagcacttgttcttcttggacacatctatcctcaatgaggcgcaaaaggagtatgtcaatcttgcccgtgaagaagtcttgatccaaaaaagagccatgattctcgccatgggtggcggtggccttggcggcatgggtggcggtggccttagcgccatgggaggcatgggtggcttcggagctaccatgggCGGCATTGGTGCCATGTgtggctttggagctaccatggagaccatgggaggcatgggtggctttggaccACCTCCCGGCGCCATGGGCGGCATGAGTTTTGCGTCTCTCATGgaaggcatgggtgcacctccggccgccatgggcggaatgtcttccggtgtgcctcacacACCTttccatgaagatgccgttgaagatcttgccaacaccgtccgAGCTTCACGTGATGCGGCGCGTGACAATGATGAAGAGGAGGAATAATCGTCTTCAGAGGAGTCGGATGAATCggaggaagatgaggacgaagacgaggacgaggcttgattgttgatgtgtctttcgtttgtgtcatgaacttcatttgcattttgaacttggttggatgaacttgttgGCATGAATTTGAACTtatgggcatgaacttttattcatcaacttgtttgtgcgAAATtatattatgccatgttcattgcattttgaatgtttgaaattcattttgtgtccaaaatgcaacaTATGACATGCGCCGGCGAatcgcgcgcgctgtatttttgcgcgTTGTTGGAGCTACGCTCGCGCACTGCATTTTGACGCGggtgctggagccagcgctgcccgCCGCGCCAAACCAAATGATGGACGCGCGGTAAAGTAGTTTTTAGCGCGCGGCGTGTTGGgtggctattggagatgctcttagggtgGTGCCCTGCCTAGCTCAACAGCCCCAGTCCTGACCCTGGGTGCATATCAAAGTGTTAATACATAATTAGTTAACCAAAAAATAGATTAATAATGCATCCATGAATACAGAGATAATTGGTAATCTTTCCCGTGCCCAAGAAGATTTTCAGTTGCCTTTCCTCATTCTTTTAATACCATGCAGGAACGATTAAAAACTCAGGATAGTTGATGTAGTACAAAGGCAAAGACACGAAACAGCAAAATCAATGATCTTGTTCCAAGAGCATCTTGACATCGTACTACATGGAAAGCATCGCCAACTTTGTTAAATCACTTACAAATTTGCAAGATTTCTGCCGAATTTGCTGCATCCCAGGATCATCCATTTTCTTACTCAAATTTGCAAGATTTATATAATCAGCCAGAAAACTTAGTCCTCACAAAGTGCATACATTTTTGGGTCGGTCTGCTCTAtggatgtgtttggttgaaggtATCGTATGAATGGGTTAGGAATCCAATTTTTTTGGGATCGAACCATTCAATCTATGCGTTTGGCTGAATATAAGTGACGAGTTAATTATTTAGgacgggaccaccagtcatgctcacatgGTCATGCATGCAAAGTGTGAACGGTTCAGCATCTTTAAAAcatattctctttttttgactCGAATCATTCATCTGttttataaccaaacatgtctatttttTGGACGATCCCAACCCATCCGTAACCACCATTACAACCAAACGCACCCTAGATTGCTCGGACGCCTGAGTCGAATCTCGAATCGCTGCCTCTGCCGCACATATCTGCCTGTCCGCACTTGATGCCGTCATGG
This region of Triticum aestivum cultivar Chinese Spring chromosome 2D, IWGSC CS RefSeq v2.1, whole genome shotgun sequence genomic DNA includes:
- the LOC123049150 gene encoding keratin, type II cytoskeletal I produces the protein MESIVKARKEANEVRKMARNQDAAAEERRLAAEERRVAAQERKVALEERKVRMEERSRLLDWEKHLFFLDTSILNEAQKEYVNLAREEVLIQKRAMILAMGGGGLGGMGGGGLSAMGGMGGFGATMGGIGAMCGFGATMETMGGMGGFGPPPGAMGGMSFASLMEGMGAPPAAMGGMSSGVPHTPFHEDAVEDLANTVRASRDAARDNDEEEE